Proteins encoded within one genomic window of Amycolatopsis nigrescens CSC17Ta-90:
- a CDS encoding patatin-like phospholipase family protein translates to MHPVARLIADRRAAGSLPGRREDGHRLALAIEGGSSRGTYSSGMVMALEELGLLPAFDAVYGSSAGALNGAWLLCGRAKAGMRSWWDPDVMRRVINPLHPLRGRPVVDTGYLVHSIYGRLQPMDFPAILAGPVTFHPLATDADTGESTDLAPFIRDERTLQKALRATTCIPILAGEPIHLGGRRFLDAGLAEPLPFHTALAQGATHVLVLRTRRADERPLPTPRAQELAVPRYLRRHAPGVLDPWRTLYARDLADEKFLDGDPGNLLSIRPAPAAPDVGSLERDPALLRHAVNLGRAAVLTTF, encoded by the coding sequence TTGCATCCGGTAGCGCGGCTGATCGCGGACCGGCGCGCAGCCGGTAGCCTGCCCGGCCGCCGCGAGGACGGGCACCGCCTGGCGCTGGCCATCGAAGGCGGCAGCAGTCGCGGTACCTACTCCAGCGGCATGGTGATGGCACTCGAAGAGCTGGGCCTGCTGCCCGCGTTCGACGCCGTCTACGGCTCGTCGGCGGGCGCGCTGAACGGTGCCTGGCTGCTTTGCGGCCGGGCCAAGGCCGGGATGCGGTCGTGGTGGGATCCGGATGTGATGCGCCGGGTGATCAACCCGCTGCATCCGCTGCGCGGCCGGCCGGTGGTGGACACCGGGTACCTGGTGCACAGTATTTACGGTCGTCTCCAGCCGATGGACTTCCCGGCGATCCTGGCCGGCCCGGTCACCTTCCACCCGCTGGCCACCGACGCGGACACCGGCGAGTCCACCGACCTCGCGCCCTTCATCCGCGACGAACGCACCCTGCAAAAAGCGCTGCGCGCGACCACCTGCATCCCGATCCTGGCCGGCGAGCCGATCCACCTCGGCGGCCGGCGCTTCCTGGACGCCGGTCTGGCCGAACCGCTGCCCTTCCACACCGCGCTCGCCCAAGGCGCGACGCACGTGCTCGTCCTGCGCACCCGCCGCGCCGACGAACGCCCCCTACCGACCCCGCGCGCCCAGGAACTGGCCGTCCCGCGCTACCTGCGCCGCCACGCCCCCGGCGTCCTCGACCCCTGGCGCACCCTCTACGCACGTGACCTCGCGGACGAAAAGTTCCTCGACGGCGATCCCGGCAACCTGCTGTCCATCCGCCCCGCCCCGGCCGCCCCTGACGTCGGCTCCCTGGAACGAGATCCCGCCCTCCTCCGCCACGCCGTCAACCTCGGCCGCGCCGCGGTACTTACCACCTTCTGA
- a CDS encoding polymorphic toxin-type HINT domain-containing protein: protein MAVAVVAGGVQPVQAIAAPVPPARAAAAAPDVPASEPRPMPESLYKEWNGTDGVDLTGDPRLRELVADIAELDAEPEVRDAAAAALFGDDEAIMTFLMVGEPEARAKANARKAEKARADRAAIEPLRGTGGPSFNAAVERVLAGTDSDRDAFLAYGAEIARAQDEKTAASAKELADRYRARVTMLAAAAGPGSEVQKAAQAALDAGDAAIATFLKTGYLVAARADADAREAYLREQRERQEAAEQLTELAKKAARASVARKNLLTAHGSGIRALQRASNALVSAGTEARRAAQILAANEAGGQHPPDSFFVVKGEVARQLEYANQAANDAQQASARASVEANILVETGLTYGAQWAQMAVGMAEASRAAVAATQTAQHAITATEATDQARDAQAKAEAHAVQATKWREHAQEHAAAAARLAEAARVQAVAAQDAAARARAARVAAEQAEQQAWAAAKRTRDARLVAESEAAKAAEARRNAERERAAAAAHRKTAESQAASARASRGQAEQLANVAEGARQRAVEQDGIAGGAETNARNEEGNARTSRDRAVGAEHAQQAAEAKAQALEAAAAAARGGAHGVEAQNAANAARGEANTARGAAVGARSAANAATGAAAKARSAATEATRAAARARAFAAEARAHADRANAAANKAEAAAAETHMFAEQANARAAEATTAEIQAAEHSREATRLAEAASAEAVASMRAADRTKAEADAASNEAVSAATQAGIAVQASLAARASSQAVTDPANTAITVVAPFTGSDIDADFIALVAAQAKAVGAEQAKAAADRATEAVRAAELAKAAADRAATEVKPAYDAAAAAAASSAAAARSAADAQAAAAAAAEDGALARAAGARANQADAQAQADARAARQAANAANNDAAIAGRAAAAAEKDAAAARSAASRAETDAAAARGAATRAEAAATAAEAAAASAQQHANNAAEAAKNALGFAIEAQQAADRAEQAAREAAERKRREEAERVGGDARPALSPDEEYMLQLEGGPELLQQYKEGLAAASKSILDFLRENGAEILLEVLGINDAKRCFGEGDVAACLWTVINVASIIAIIAKLPAVGAAVGRVIGGLDKFLETTGLAGRFLDKTLDTLEATKRIPCNCFPAGTPVAVEFGEKAIEDISVGDKVWARELGGDQSRLRTVVGLFNKRAEQLLAISAGGVDLRVTPQHPFWVVNRGWIYAGNLKVGDKLQSLDGTRPTVTGIVSQALATTVYNFEVEGDHNYYITKAQLLVHNCPVLSIISQDSMLVKAAEEAGRNPVLQREMDSLVQKFITGNSNPGIGTKALAGTGLSYLRGREGGRVFFRKVGDSMQIVAKADKSNESKVIDRLIELFGK, encoded by the coding sequence ATGGCGGTGGCCGTGGTGGCCGGCGGGGTACAGCCGGTGCAGGCGATCGCCGCGCCGGTACCGCCGGCGCGAGCCGCGGCCGCTGCGCCGGACGTGCCGGCGTCCGAGCCGCGGCCGATGCCGGAGTCGCTCTACAAGGAGTGGAACGGCACCGACGGGGTGGACCTCACCGGGGACCCGCGGCTGCGGGAACTGGTGGCGGATATCGCCGAGTTGGATGCCGAGCCCGAGGTTCGCGATGCGGCCGCGGCGGCGCTGTTCGGTGACGACGAAGCGATCATGACCTTCCTGATGGTCGGCGAGCCGGAGGCACGGGCGAAGGCCAACGCACGCAAGGCTGAGAAGGCGCGCGCGGACCGGGCGGCGATCGAGCCGCTGCGAGGTACGGGCGGCCCGTCTTTCAACGCCGCGGTCGAGCGGGTCCTGGCCGGAACCGACAGTGACCGTGACGCCTTCCTGGCCTATGGCGCGGAAATCGCGAGAGCGCAGGACGAGAAGACGGCGGCGTCCGCGAAGGAGCTCGCGGACCGCTACCGGGCGCGGGTGACCATGCTGGCCGCCGCGGCCGGGCCGGGTTCCGAGGTGCAGAAGGCGGCGCAGGCCGCGTTGGACGCTGGAGACGCGGCGATCGCCACCTTCCTCAAGACCGGATATCTGGTCGCGGCGAGGGCGGACGCGGATGCCCGTGAGGCGTACTTGCGGGAACAGCGAGAACGTCAGGAAGCAGCCGAACAGCTGACCGAGTTGGCGAAGAAGGCTGCTCGGGCGTCGGTGGCGCGAAAGAACCTGTTGACCGCGCACGGCAGCGGGATCCGGGCGCTGCAACGGGCGTCGAACGCGCTGGTCTCGGCGGGCACCGAGGCACGGCGGGCGGCGCAGATCCTGGCCGCGAACGAGGCGGGCGGGCAGCATCCGCCGGACTCGTTCTTCGTGGTGAAGGGCGAGGTCGCGCGGCAGCTCGAGTATGCGAACCAGGCCGCGAACGACGCGCAGCAGGCGTCAGCACGAGCGAGCGTCGAGGCGAACATCCTGGTCGAGACCGGCTTGACCTACGGGGCGCAGTGGGCGCAGATGGCCGTGGGCATGGCGGAGGCCTCACGGGCCGCGGTCGCTGCGACGCAGACCGCGCAGCACGCGATCACCGCGACCGAGGCGACCGACCAGGCCAGGGACGCGCAGGCCAAGGCCGAAGCGCACGCGGTGCAGGCCACCAAATGGCGTGAACATGCCCAGGAGCACGCGGCCGCCGCGGCGCGGCTCGCCGAGGCTGCGCGGGTGCAGGCGGTCGCTGCCCAGGATGCAGCGGCCAGGGCGCGGGCGGCGAGGGTCGCAGCCGAGCAGGCGGAGCAGCAGGCGTGGGCGGCGGCGAAGCGCACCCGTGACGCGCGATTGGTCGCGGAGTCCGAAGCCGCGAAGGCCGCCGAAGCACGGAGAAACGCTGAGCGCGAGCGTGCCGCCGCAGCGGCGCACCGCAAGACGGCGGAAAGCCAGGCGGCGAGCGCTCGGGCGTCGCGTGGGCAGGCCGAGCAACTCGCCAATGTCGCGGAAGGTGCCCGTCAGCGGGCGGTGGAGCAGGACGGTATCGCGGGCGGTGCCGAGACGAATGCCCGGAACGAGGAGGGCAACGCACGTACGTCCCGAGACCGGGCGGTGGGCGCGGAGCACGCGCAGCAGGCCGCAGAGGCCAAAGCACAGGCGTTGGAAGCCGCCGCGGCGGCGGCGCGTGGCGGTGCACATGGCGTCGAGGCACAGAACGCGGCGAATGCGGCTCGGGGTGAGGCCAACACGGCTCGGGGCGCTGCCGTTGGTGCGCGTAGCGCGGCCAATGCCGCCACCGGTGCCGCGGCGAAGGCACGTTCGGCGGCTACCGAGGCGACGCGTGCGGCCGCGCGGGCACGGGCTTTCGCGGCGGAGGCAAGGGCACATGCCGACCGGGCGAACGCGGCGGCCAACAAGGCCGAAGCTGCGGCGGCCGAGACGCACATGTTCGCGGAGCAGGCCAACGCCCGTGCGGCGGAGGCGACTACGGCGGAGATCCAAGCTGCCGAGCACTCGCGTGAGGCGACCCGCCTTGCCGAGGCGGCGTCGGCGGAGGCCGTCGCGTCGATGCGCGCGGCCGATCGCACGAAGGCCGAAGCCGACGCGGCGTCGAACGAAGCCGTCTCGGCCGCGACCCAGGCCGGGATCGCCGTGCAGGCGTCGCTGGCCGCCAGGGCGTCGTCGCAGGCCGTCACCGATCCGGCGAACACCGCGATCACCGTGGTCGCGCCGTTCACCGGGTCCGACATCGACGCCGACTTCATCGCTCTGGTCGCCGCACAGGCCAAGGCCGTGGGCGCGGAACAGGCGAAAGCCGCTGCGGATCGGGCCACCGAAGCGGTACGCGCCGCCGAACTGGCGAAAGCCGCCGCCGACCGTGCTGCGACCGAGGTCAAACCGGCTTATGACGCCGCCGCTGCTGCCGCCGCCTCGTCGGCAGCAGCAGCACGATCCGCCGCGGATGCCCAGGCGGCTGCGGCCGCCGCGGCCGAGGACGGTGCACTCGCCCGAGCCGCCGGTGCACGGGCGAACCAGGCTGACGCCCAGGCGCAGGCCGATGCCCGTGCCGCCCGTCAGGCCGCGAACGCCGCGAACAACGACGCGGCCATCGCCGGCCGCGCCGCCGCCGCGGCCGAAAAGGACGCCGCCGCCGCACGCTCGGCCGCCAGCCGGGCCGAAACCGACGCGGCCGCAGCCCGAGGCGCCGCTACTCGCGCAGAGGCAGCCGCCACGGCCGCCGAAGCCGCCGCCGCGAGCGCGCAGCAGCATGCGAACAATGCGGCCGAAGCGGCGAAGAACGCGTTGGGTTTCGCGATCGAAGCCCAGCAGGCCGCCGACCGAGCCGAGCAGGCCGCCCGAGAGGCAGCAGAGCGCAAGCGCCGGGAGGAAGCAGAAAGAGTTGGTGGTGATGCCAGGCCGGCTCTGTCCCCCGACGAGGAGTACATGCTCCAACTGGAAGGAGGGCCTGAGCTTCTTCAGCAGTACAAAGAAGGCCTGGCAGCAGCTAGCAAATCGATTCTCGATTTCCTGAGAGAGAATGGTGCAGAAATTCTACTCGAAGTGCTCGGTATCAATGATGCCAAGCGTTGCTTCGGTGAAGGTGATGTTGCTGCTTGTCTGTGGACCGTAATCAATGTCGCATCGATAATTGCTATTATTGCGAAGCTGCCCGCGGTGGGCGCGGCGGTCGGCCGGGTGATCGGCGGTCTTGACAAGTTCCTAGAGACGACCGGCTTGGCTGGGCGCTTCCTCGACAAAACACTGGACACTCTCGAGGCGACGAAGCGAATTCCCTGCAACTGCTTCCCTGCAGGAACGCCGGTTGCTGTGGAATTTGGGGAAAAGGCGATCGAAGACATTTCCGTCGGGGACAAGGTTTGGGCTCGCGAGCTCGGGGGTGACCAGTCTCGATTGCGGACGGTTGTCGGACTCTTCAATAAGCGGGCCGAACAATTGCTGGCAATTTCTGCCGGTGGCGTGGATTTGCGGGTAACCCCCCAGCATCCATTTTGGGTGGTAAACCGAGGTTGGATATATGCAGGAAACCTCAAGGTTGGAGATAAGCTCCAGTCGCTGGATGGGACCAGGCCGACTGTAACCGGGATCGTCTCGCAGGCGCTTGCTACTACGGTATATAACTTTGAAGTAGAGGGCGATCATAACTACTACATCACCAAGGCTCAGTTACTTGTACATAACTGTCCTGTATTGTCCATCATCAGTCAGGACTCTATGCTGGTGAAGGCTGCGGAAGAGGCGGGCAGAAACCCCGTGTTACAGAGGGAGATGGATTCTTTGGTTCAGAAGTTCATCACTGGTAACAGTAACCCTGGAATCGGGACGAAGGCACTAGCGGGTACTGGCTTGTCCTACCTGCGTGGTCGCGAAGGTGGGCGAGTGTTCTTCCGCAAAGTCGGTGACTCCATGCAGATTGTAGCCAAAGCGGATAAGTCGAATGAGTCAAAAGTCATCGATCGCTTAATAGAATTGTTTGGAAAGTGA
- a CDS encoding AbfB domain-containing protein — protein sequence MAVTAFASIAGLVSPVVAFAAPGGQEASETKAVQSAESSQEDKVRAAAVLGIVAGDDLLILNDRNFVFALWRKATGSEVRASAELALGGADAECTQWIKTGIHEAKKRDDANELRDTETARIARELKQSAAAVVGFVATPDELVRSYRDFVYLVYQKSKPDTKVRAGALAAFGEDEAAQVEFLRNGVLTAQKQDQQDEIDRNNEASEAEKARLAARDAKARAMGQVLGVVATEGILGLSDDNFIREVWNRAKPGTEVAAAAVEALRSPEPAVWKAFIDTGIYQADARDKELELKKQAEADRRRALEIQTKAEKSLVHPGLVYAAKTALAGSDSDVSRFVRIGQYQWLGQSLQSDTVGVRGWYVRNGADGPARIDPGNPVPGPGVGADANWQVLPGKADPNCHTFEVTGRPGVYLRQDNLRVVVAPGDGSEKFLADATWCSRTGLHGAGVSLESFSARGRFLRHINGELFAADRSGANWFDNPSWYEADASWRVHGLNPVTTALSLRWLNDDPIRARIGDPVTEEQVDGDVRWRGYQRGRLYWTKEAGAKEIEGYILESYLKLGGHQSNEYGVPVTDETGTPDGVGRFNHFLRGGSIYWTPSTGAHPVYGAIKQLWKSMDWERSYLGYPTGDPVYSPGLVRQVFQGGRIDHNPDTGATTAYRH from the coding sequence GTGGCGGTGACGGCGTTCGCGTCCATCGCCGGGCTGGTGAGCCCGGTGGTCGCATTCGCCGCGCCGGGAGGGCAGGAGGCATCGGAGACCAAGGCGGTCCAGTCGGCGGAGTCCTCGCAGGAGGACAAGGTCAGGGCGGCGGCGGTGCTGGGCATCGTGGCCGGGGATGACCTGCTGATCCTGAACGATCGGAACTTCGTGTTCGCCTTGTGGCGCAAGGCCACCGGTAGCGAGGTCCGAGCGTCGGCGGAACTCGCGCTGGGAGGTGCGGACGCCGAATGCACGCAGTGGATCAAGACCGGTATCCACGAAGCCAAGAAGCGCGACGACGCGAACGAGCTGCGAGACACCGAGACCGCCAGGATCGCGCGCGAACTGAAGCAGAGCGCGGCGGCGGTGGTGGGGTTCGTGGCGACGCCGGACGAGCTGGTGCGCTCGTACCGAGACTTCGTCTACCTCGTCTACCAGAAGTCCAAGCCGGACACCAAGGTCCGGGCCGGCGCGCTGGCCGCGTTCGGCGAGGACGAGGCGGCGCAGGTCGAGTTCCTGCGCAACGGGGTGCTGACCGCGCAGAAGCAGGACCAGCAGGACGAGATCGACCGGAACAACGAGGCATCCGAGGCGGAAAAGGCCAGGCTGGCCGCGCGGGACGCGAAGGCGCGGGCGATGGGCCAGGTGCTCGGCGTGGTCGCGACCGAAGGCATCCTCGGGCTGTCCGACGACAACTTCATCCGCGAAGTCTGGAACCGGGCGAAACCCGGCACCGAGGTCGCGGCGGCGGCCGTCGAGGCGCTTCGCAGCCCGGAGCCGGCGGTGTGGAAGGCGTTCATCGACACCGGCATCTACCAGGCGGACGCGCGTGACAAGGAACTCGAGCTGAAGAAGCAGGCCGAGGCGGACCGTCGCCGCGCGCTGGAGATCCAGACCAAAGCGGAGAAGAGCCTGGTACACCCCGGTTTGGTGTATGCGGCGAAGACCGCCCTCGCCGGCAGTGACTCGGACGTCTCGAGGTTCGTGCGGATCGGCCAGTACCAGTGGCTGGGCCAGTCGCTGCAATCGGACACGGTCGGCGTGCGCGGCTGGTACGTGCGCAACGGGGCGGACGGCCCGGCGAGGATCGACCCGGGCAACCCGGTGCCGGGGCCTGGTGTGGGCGCGGACGCCAACTGGCAGGTCCTTCCCGGGAAGGCGGACCCGAACTGCCACACGTTCGAGGTCACCGGCCGGCCCGGCGTCTACCTGCGTCAGGACAACCTGCGGGTAGTGGTCGCGCCCGGTGACGGCAGCGAGAAGTTCCTCGCCGACGCCACCTGGTGTTCGCGGACCGGCCTGCACGGCGCGGGCGTTTCGCTTGAATCGTTCAGCGCACGTGGCCGCTTTCTCCGCCACATCAACGGTGAGCTGTTCGCGGCCGATCGCAGTGGCGCGAACTGGTTCGACAACCCCAGCTGGTACGAAGCGGACGCTTCGTGGCGCGTGCACGGGCTGAACCCGGTGACCACCGCGTTGTCCCTGCGCTGGCTCAACGACGACCCGATCCGCGCGCGGATCGGTGACCCGGTGACCGAGGAACAGGTGGACGGGGACGTCCGCTGGCGTGGCTACCAGCGTGGACGGCTGTACTGGACCAAGGAAGCCGGTGCGAAGGAGATCGAGGGCTACATCCTCGAGTCGTACCTGAAGCTCGGCGGGCACCAGTCGAACGAGTACGGCGTTCCGGTCACCGACGAGACCGGTACCCCGGACGGTGTCGGCCGGTTCAACCACTTCCTGCGGGGCGGTTCGATCTACTGGACGCCGAGTACGGGCGCGCACCCGGTTTACGGGGCGATCAAGCAGCTGTGGAAGTCGATGGACTGGGAGCGTTCGTATCTCGGTTACCCGACCGGAGACCCGGTGTACTCGCCCGGCCTGGTGCGTCAGGTGTTCCAAGGTGGCCGGATCGACCACAACCCCGACACCGGTGCGACCACCGCTTATCGCCACTGA